A window of Halomonas sp. H10-9-1 contains these coding sequences:
- a CDS encoding NADH:ubiquinone reductase (Na(+)-transporting) subunit B: MMGIRQTLDNLEPHFHKGGKYEKFYPLFEAVDTIFYAPPDVAKTTAHVRDGIDLKRIMITVWLCTFPAMFFGMWNAGWQANTAIADGYASMAGWREAIMMLLASGHNADSLWANFVLGATYFLPIYLVTFVVGGFWEVLFAIKRGHEVNEGFFVTSVLYALILPATIPLWQVALGITFGVVIGKEIFGGTGKNFLNPALTGRAFLYFAYPAQISGDAVWVAADGFTGATALSIAFQDGMAVLTEQFSWWDAFLGFIPGSVGETSTLAILIGAVVLLWTGIASWRIMLGVFLGMVATSALFNLIGSDSNPMFAMSWYWHLVLGGFAFGMVFMATDPVSASMTHQGRLIFGALIGVMTVLIRVVNPAFPEGIMLAILFANLFAPLIDHIFVQANIKRRLKRTDVPAEETV, from the coding sequence ATGATGGGTATTCGACAGACACTCGACAATCTCGAGCCGCACTTCCACAAGGGTGGCAAGTACGAGAAGTTCTACCCGCTCTTTGAAGCGGTGGATACTATCTTCTATGCGCCTCCGGATGTCGCCAAGACCACCGCCCACGTGCGTGACGGCATCGACCTCAAGCGCATCATGATCACCGTCTGGCTGTGTACCTTCCCGGCGATGTTCTTCGGCATGTGGAACGCCGGCTGGCAGGCCAACACGGCCATCGCCGACGGCTACGCCTCCATGGCCGGCTGGCGCGAGGCGATCATGATGCTCCTGGCCTCCGGTCACAATGCGGACAGCCTGTGGGCCAACTTCGTGCTGGGTGCCACCTACTTCCTGCCCATCTACCTGGTGACCTTCGTGGTCGGTGGCTTCTGGGAAGTGCTGTTCGCCATCAAGCGTGGTCACGAGGTCAACGAGGGCTTCTTCGTCACTTCCGTACTCTATGCGCTGATCCTGCCCGCCACCATCCCGCTGTGGCAGGTGGCGCTGGGCATCACCTTCGGTGTGGTGATCGGCAAGGAGATCTTCGGCGGTACCGGCAAGAACTTCCTCAACCCGGCCCTGACCGGCCGCGCCTTCCTCTACTTCGCCTACCCGGCGCAGATCTCCGGTGATGCGGTGTGGGTGGCGGCCGATGGCTTCACCGGCGCCACGGCGCTGTCGATCGCCTTCCAGGATGGCATGGCCGTGCTCACCGAGCAGTTCAGCTGGTGGGATGCGTTCCTCGGCTTCATCCCCGGTTCGGTGGGTGAGACCTCGACCCTGGCGATCCTGATCGGCGCCGTGGTGCTGCTGTGGACCGGCATCGCCTCGTGGCGAATCATGCTCGGCGTCTTCCTGGGCATGGTGGCCACCAGCGCGCTGTTCAACCTGATCGGCTCCGACAGCAACCCGATGTTCGCCATGTCCTGGTACTGGCACCTGGTGCTGGGTGGGTTCGCGTTCGGCATGGTGTTCATGGCCACCGACCCCGTCTCCGCCTCCATGACCCACCAGGGACGGCTGATCTTCGGCGCCCTGATCGGCGTCATGACCGTGCTGATCCGCGTCGTGAACCCGGCCTTCCCCGAGGGCATCATGCTGGCGATCCTGTTCGCCAACCTGTTCGCGCCGCTCATTGACCACATCTTTGTTCAGGCCAACATCAAGCGCCGACTCAAGCGCACCGATGTGCCGGCCGAGGAGACTGTCTGA
- a CDS encoding Na(+)-translocating NADH-quinone reductase subunit A, whose product MIEVKKGLDLPITGAPEQRIEDARPVRHVAVLGTDYVGMKPTMEVKEGDTVKLGQLLFTDKKIDGVRFTAPAAGEVVAINRGEKRRLLSVVIQVADSEEAVEFTAHGRDKLAGLERQVVVDQLVESGLWTALRTRPYSRTPAIDSVPADIFVTAIDTHPLAADPAKVINEQTQAFEDGLKVLTRLTEGKVYLCSGPDSSIPGGNLDGVQAQTFAGPHPAGLVGTHIHHLSPVALHKRVWHIGYQDVIAFGKLFAEGRLDVSRVLAVGGPRAEKPRLLRTRIGASTDELLAGEVVQPNDTRVISGSVFSGFTCEGSLCYLGRFHNQVSLLEEGNKRAFMGWLSPGKNRHSVLGIYLSKLTGLKDYAPTTSTNGSERAMVPVGAYEQVMPLDILPTQLLRSLIVGDIETAMQLGCLELDEEDLALCTYVCPGKYEYGPILRDNLTTIEKEA is encoded by the coding sequence ATGATCGAAGTCAAGAAAGGCCTGGATCTCCCCATCACGGGAGCGCCCGAGCAGCGTATCGAGGATGCGCGGCCGGTGCGTCACGTGGCGGTCCTGGGCACCGACTACGTCGGCATGAAGCCGACCATGGAGGTCAAGGAGGGAGATACCGTCAAGCTTGGCCAACTGCTTTTCACCGACAAGAAAATCGACGGCGTACGTTTTACGGCGCCGGCCGCCGGTGAGGTGGTGGCCATCAATCGCGGGGAGAAGCGCCGCCTGCTCTCGGTGGTGATCCAGGTCGCTGACTCCGAGGAGGCCGTCGAGTTCACCGCCCACGGCCGCGACAAGCTGGCCGGCCTCGAGCGCCAGGTGGTGGTGGACCAGCTGGTCGAATCGGGCCTGTGGACCGCCCTGCGTACTCGTCCCTACTCGCGCACCCCGGCCATCGACAGCGTGCCCGCCGATATCTTCGTCACCGCCATCGATACCCATCCGCTAGCCGCTGATCCCGCCAAGGTGATCAACGAGCAGACCCAGGCCTTCGAGGATGGCCTCAAGGTATTGACCCGCCTGACCGAGGGCAAGGTCTACCTGTGCAGCGGCCCCGATAGCAGCATCCCCGGTGGCAATCTCGACGGCGTCCAGGCCCAGACCTTCGCCGGGCCGCACCCGGCCGGCCTGGTGGGCACCCATATTCACCATCTCTCGCCCGTCGCCCTGCACAAGCGCGTCTGGCACATCGGCTACCAGGACGTCATCGCCTTCGGCAAGCTGTTCGCCGAGGGACGCCTGGACGTCAGTCGGGTGTTGGCCGTGGGTGGCCCACGCGCCGAGAAACCGCGCCTGCTGCGGACCCGGATCGGCGCCAGCACCGATGAGCTCCTCGCCGGCGAGGTGGTACAGCCGAATGACACCCGCGTCATCTCTGGCTCGGTCTTCTCCGGCTTCACCTGCGAGGGCAGCCTGTGCTACCTGGGCCGCTTCCATAACCAGGTCAGCCTGCTCGAGGAGGGCAACAAGCGTGCCTTCATGGGTTGGCTCTCCCCGGGCAAGAACCGCCACTCGGTGCTCGGTATCTATCTCTCCAAGCTGACCGGCCTCAAGGACTATGCGCCGACCACTTCGACCAACGGCTCCGAGCGCGCCATGGTGCCGGTGGGCGCCTACGAGCAGGTGATGCCCCTGGATATCCTGCCCACGCAGCTGCTGCGCTCGTTGATCGTCGGCGATATCGAGACCGCCATGCAGCTCGGGTGTCTGGAGCTGGACGAGGAGGACCTCGCGCTGTGCACCTACGTGTGCCCCGGCAAGTACGAGTATGGTCCCATCCTGCGTGACAACCTCACCACGATCGAGAAAGAGGCCTGA
- a CDS encoding glyceraldehyde-3-phosphate dehydrogenase, which produces MSQHPSDTVFQEWHDNQALAEQMIPMIGSLYRHNNVVTTLYGRSLFNRSVIRILKDHRFVRKVEGTELSVQDTYPLVKAMTELNLGPAHVDVGKLGVAFKKRGGGDAVAFLREELAEIVDAHNPNAGNGEPKDVVLYGFGRIGRILARVLVEKAGGGNLLRLRAIVVRGRGDIAKDLEKRASLLRRDSVHGPFDGTISVDAEARTITANGNVIQVIYADSPTDVDYTEYGIDNAVVVDNTGIWRDEAGLGQHLQCKGVAKALLTAPGKGDIKNIVYGINHDDLSDDDGIISAASCTTNAIVPVLKVLNDEFGVEHGHVETVHSYTNDQNLIDNYHKGDRRGRSAPLNMVLTETGAAKAVAKALPEFAGKLTGNAIRVPTPNVSMAILNLRLEKATDAEALNDFLRHMSLDSPFQKQIDYVDSPEVVSTDFVGNRHAGIVDAKATIANGKNAVLYVWYDNEFGYSCQVIRILQHMSNVSFLKLPRASA; this is translated from the coding sequence GTGAGTCAGCACCCCTCCGATACCGTCTTTCAGGAATGGCACGACAACCAGGCGCTTGCCGAGCAGATGATCCCGATGATCGGTAGCCTCTACCGTCACAACAACGTGGTCACCACCCTCTATGGGCGCTCGCTGTTCAATCGCAGCGTGATCCGTATCCTGAAGGATCACCGCTTCGTGCGGAAGGTGGAGGGAACCGAGCTCTCCGTGCAGGATACCTATCCGCTGGTCAAGGCGATGACCGAGCTCAACCTGGGGCCGGCCCACGTCGACGTGGGCAAGCTGGGCGTGGCCTTCAAGAAGCGGGGCGGCGGCGATGCCGTGGCCTTCCTGCGCGAGGAGCTCGCCGAGATCGTCGACGCGCACAACCCCAATGCCGGCAACGGCGAGCCCAAGGACGTGGTCCTCTATGGTTTCGGTCGCATCGGCCGCATCCTGGCCCGAGTGCTGGTGGAGAAGGCCGGTGGCGGCAACCTGCTGCGCCTGCGCGCCATCGTGGTACGTGGCCGCGGTGATATCGCCAAGGACCTCGAGAAGCGCGCAAGCCTCTTGCGTCGCGACTCCGTTCACGGCCCCTTCGACGGTACCATCAGCGTCGATGCCGAGGCGCGTACCATCACTGCCAACGGCAACGTCATCCAGGTGATCTACGCCGACTCCCCGACCGATGTCGACTACACCGAATACGGCATCGACAACGCCGTGGTGGTCGACAACACCGGTATCTGGCGTGACGAGGCCGGCCTCGGCCAGCACCTGCAGTGCAAGGGCGTGGCCAAGGCGCTGCTCACCGCGCCGGGCAAGGGTGATATCAAGAACATCGTCTACGGCATCAATCATGATGACCTGAGCGACGACGACGGCATCATCTCCGCGGCCTCCTGCACCACCAATGCCATCGTGCCGGTGCTCAAGGTGCTCAACGACGAGTTCGGCGTCGAGCATGGCCACGTCGAGACGGTGCACAGCTACACCAACGATCAGAACCTGATCGACAACTACCACAAGGGCGACCGCCGCGGCCGCAGTGCCCCACTCAACATGGTGTTGACCGAGACCGGTGCCGCCAAGGCCGTCGCCAAGGCGCTGCCGGAGTTTGCCGGCAAGCTCACCGGCAACGCCATCCGCGTGCCGACACCCAATGTCTCCATGGCGATCCTCAACCTGCGCCTGGAGAAGGCGACCGACGCCGAGGCGCTCAACGACTTCCTGCGTCACATGTCGCTGGATTCCCCGTTCCAGAAGCAGATCGACTATGTCGACTCTCCCGAGGTCGTCTCCACCGACTTTGTCGGTAACCGCCATGCCGGCATCGTCGACGCCAAGGCCACCATTGCCAACGGCAAGAACGCCGTGCTCTACGTCTGGTACGACAACGAGTTCGGCTACAGCTGTCAGGTGATCCGCATCCTGCAGCACATGTCCAACGTCAGCTTCCTCAAACTGCCGCGCGCCAGCGCCTAG
- the mfd gene encoding transcription-repair coupling factor — protein MPTFSPLDPPRPQGVRETRYWQMPQGSAAALALAHLASDAPLLVITADTAQALRLENELRFFSGVPVLPFPDWETLPYDSFSPHQDIVSSRLRTLRRLQDGEHGIVLVPINTLMQRLAPVEYIAGRVLTLEVGQTLDREGFRATLSRAGYRAVETVYEPGEYALRGALIDLFPMGVEAPLRIDLFDDEVDTLRTFDPDTQRSAEKVERIELLPAHEYSLSRGAIACFREGFETLFDVDPRQCPLYVDALKGIPSPGLEQYLPLFFEETATLFEHLAAGTRVALLPGCLAAAEHHWASIESRFENLGVDPTRPLLPPHRAFVPVAELFAAIKRHPRVELTEASEHRHALAPATLAPPDVGINARAREPLAPLSRFLATRGDTRVLFVAESRGRREALEEALAPLRLELPHVDDFTDFLTSELPLAITEGELEAGLWLTHPELAVISESELYGEIVRQSRRREKATDADELAIRHLSELRPGAPVVHQTHGVGRYRGLETLEAGGQAAEFVTLEYADGARLYVPVESLHLISRYAGADDELAPLHRLGSEQWQKARKRAAEKIRDSAAELLDIYARREARQGFACAPPDVEYSRFAAAFPFEETPDQRAAIDAVIADMTAPRPMDRVVCGDVGFGKTEVAMRAAFLAVHSSRQVVVLVPTTLLARQHFENFRDRFADTAVNIELISRFTAGKGQAETLKRIEEGQADIVIGTHKLLSKSMRLPKMGLLIIDEEHRFGVAQKERLKSLRAEVDILTMTATPIPRTLNMAMSGIRDLSIIATPPARRLSVKTFVQRREEAVLKEAILREILRGGQVYYLHNEVKTIETAAETVRELVPEARVGVAHGQLPERTLERVMSDFYHKRFNVLVCSTIIETGIDVPSANTILIERADKFGLAQLHQLRGRVGRSHHQAYAYLLTPPPKAMTRDAIKRLEAIGAAEELGAGFTLASHDMEIRGAGELLGDEQSGQIEAIGYGLYMEMLDRAVAAIRAGKTPNIEAPLDEGVEISLTLPALIPDDYLHDVQQRLVMYKRIASAADEAELKELQVEMIDRFGLLPGPLKTLLRQTRLRQRAERLGISRLEAASERGRVIFGAHTRVDPLTLVELIQRDPRHYRLDGADTLRFEAAMDSEEARFQAVEQLLETLNRKAQAA, from the coding sequence ATGCCGACATTCTCTCCGCTCGACCCACCGCGCCCCCAGGGGGTGCGCGAGACACGCTACTGGCAGATGCCCCAGGGGAGCGCCGCGGCGCTGGCGCTGGCGCACCTGGCCAGTGATGCTCCACTGCTGGTGATCACCGCCGATACCGCCCAGGCGCTGCGCCTGGAGAACGAACTGCGCTTCTTCAGCGGGGTACCGGTGCTGCCCTTCCCCGACTGGGAGACCCTGCCCTACGACAGTTTCTCCCCTCATCAGGACATCGTCTCCTCGCGGCTGCGTACCCTGCGCCGCCTGCAGGATGGCGAGCACGGCATCGTGCTGGTACCGATCAACACCCTGATGCAGCGCCTGGCGCCTGTGGAGTACATCGCCGGGCGGGTCCTGACCCTGGAAGTGGGCCAGACCCTGGACCGCGAGGGCTTTCGCGCCACCCTCTCCCGCGCCGGCTACCGGGCCGTGGAGACGGTCTACGAGCCCGGTGAATACGCCCTGCGTGGCGCCCTGATCGACCTCTTCCCCATGGGGGTGGAGGCGCCGCTGCGCATCGACCTGTTCGATGACGAGGTCGACACCCTGCGCACCTTCGACCCCGACACCCAGCGCAGTGCCGAGAAGGTCGAGCGCATCGAGCTACTGCCGGCCCACGAATATTCGCTGTCTCGCGGCGCCATCGCCTGCTTCCGCGAGGGCTTCGAGACGCTGTTCGATGTCGACCCGCGCCAGTGCCCGCTCTATGTGGACGCCCTCAAGGGCATCCCCTCCCCCGGCCTCGAGCAGTACCTACCGCTGTTCTTCGAGGAGACGGCCACCCTCTTCGAGCACCTCGCCGCAGGCACCCGGGTGGCGCTGCTGCCGGGGTGCCTCGCCGCCGCCGAGCACCACTGGGCCTCCATCGAGAGCCGCTTTGAAAACCTGGGGGTCGACCCCACCCGGCCGCTGCTGCCGCCCCATCGCGCCTTCGTGCCGGTGGCCGAGCTATTCGCGGCGATCAAGCGCCATCCACGGGTCGAGCTGACCGAGGCGAGCGAGCATCGTCACGCCCTGGCGCCGGCCACCCTGGCGCCACCCGACGTGGGCATCAATGCCCGGGCCAGGGAGCCGCTGGCCCCCCTGTCTCGCTTCCTGGCGACGCGCGGTGACACCCGGGTGCTGTTCGTGGCGGAGTCCCGCGGCCGCCGGGAGGCGCTCGAGGAGGCCCTGGCGCCGCTGCGCCTGGAGCTGCCCCACGTAGACGACTTTACCGACTTCCTCACCTCCGAGCTCCCCCTCGCCATCACCGAGGGCGAGCTCGAGGCGGGATTGTGGTTGACCCACCCCGAGCTCGCGGTGATCAGCGAGTCCGAGCTCTACGGCGAGATAGTGCGCCAGAGCCGACGCCGCGAGAAGGCCACCGATGCCGACGAGCTGGCCATCCGTCACCTCTCCGAGCTGCGACCGGGCGCCCCGGTGGTCCATCAGACCCACGGCGTGGGTCGCTACCGGGGGCTGGAGACCCTGGAGGCCGGCGGCCAGGCCGCGGAATTCGTGACCCTCGAGTACGCCGACGGCGCCCGGCTCTATGTGCCGGTGGAGAGCCTGCACCTGATCTCACGCTATGCCGGCGCCGACGATGAGCTTGCCCCGCTGCATCGGCTGGGCTCCGAGCAGTGGCAGAAGGCCAGGAAGAGAGCCGCCGAGAAGATCCGCGACTCCGCCGCCGAGCTGCTCGACATCTATGCGCGCCGCGAAGCCCGCCAGGGGTTCGCCTGTGCGCCGCCGGACGTCGAGTACTCGCGCTTCGCTGCCGCCTTCCCCTTCGAGGAGACCCCCGACCAGCGTGCCGCCATCGACGCGGTGATCGCCGATATGACCGCCCCCCGCCCCATGGACCGGGTGGTGTGCGGTGACGTGGGCTTCGGCAAGACCGAGGTGGCCATGCGTGCCGCCTTCCTGGCGGTCCACTCCAGCCGCCAGGTGGTCGTGCTGGTGCCCACCACGCTGCTGGCCCGCCAGCACTTCGAGAACTTCCGTGACCGCTTCGCCGATACCGCGGTCAATATCGAGCTGATCTCGCGTTTCACCGCCGGCAAGGGGCAGGCCGAAACACTGAAGCGCATCGAGGAGGGCCAGGCGGATATCGTCATCGGCACCCACAAGCTGCTCTCGAAGTCCATGCGGCTGCCGAAGATGGGCCTGCTGATCATCGACGAGGAGCACCGCTTCGGGGTGGCCCAGAAGGAGCGCCTGAAGAGCCTGCGTGCGGAGGTAGACATCCTCACCATGACCGCCACGCCGATCCCGCGCACGCTGAACATGGCGATGAGCGGCATCCGCGACCTCTCGATCATCGCCACCCCCCCGGCGCGCCGCCTGTCGGTCAAGACCTTCGTTCAGCGCCGCGAGGAGGCAGTGCTCAAGGAGGCGATCCTGCGCGAGATACTGCGCGGCGGGCAGGTCTACTACCTGCACAACGAGGTCAAGACCATCGAGACCGCCGCCGAGACGGTGCGCGAACTGGTTCCCGAGGCCCGGGTCGGGGTGGCCCACGGCCAGCTGCCCGAGCGCACCCTGGAGCGGGTGATGTCGGACTTCTACCACAAGCGCTTCAATGTCCTGGTGTGCTCGACCATCATCGAGACCGGCATCGACGTGCCCAGCGCCAACACCATCCTCATCGAACGTGCCGACAAGTTCGGCCTGGCACAGCTGCACCAGCTACGCGGCCGGGTCGGACGCAGCCACCACCAGGCCTATGCCTACCTGCTCACCCCGCCACCGAAAGCCATGACCCGTGACGCGATCAAGCGCCTGGAGGCGATCGGCGCCGCCGAGGAGCTCGGTGCCGGCTTCACCCTGGCCAGCCACGACATGGAGATTCGCGGCGCCGGCGAGCTGCTCGGTGACGAACAGAGCGGACAGATCGAGGCGATCGGCTATGGCCTCTACATGGAGATGCTCGACCGTGCCGTAGCGGCCATTCGCGCCGGCAAGACGCCCAATATCGAGGCCCCGCTGGATGAGGGCGTCGAGATCAGCCTCACCCTGCCGGCCCTGATCCCCGACGACTACCTCCATGATGTCCAGCAGCGCCTGGTGATGTACAAGCGCATCGCCAGCGCTGCCGATGAGGCCGAGCTCAAGGAGCTGCAGGTAGAGATGATCGACCGCTTCGGGCTGCTGCCGGGACCGCTGAAGACCCTGCTGCGCCAGACCCGGCTTCGCCAACGTGCCGAGCGCCTTGGCATCAGCCGCCTCGAGGCGGCCTCCGAGCGCGGCCGTGTCATCTTCGGCGCCCATACCCGCGTCGACCCATTGACCCTGGTGGAGCTGATCCAGCGCGACCCGCGGCACTATCGCCTGGATGGCGCCGACACCCTGCGCTTCGAGGCCGCCATGGACAGCGAGGAAGCGCGCTTCCAGGCCGTGGAGCAATTGCTCGAGACATTGAACCGCAAGGCCCAGGCGGCATGA
- a CDS encoding L,D-transpeptidase family protein, giving the protein MNTLTLTRCGARRAMAIGFGALLASSAQAAVPAYEDVHDLPRGHYALPEEGSVIGDSYSITVEEGDTLIDIAREHNVGYEEIRMANPDVSIWAPFADTEVTIPARRVLPDAEREGIVINLPELRLYYFSAPGVVETYPISVGREEFATPVGVTKTTIKVKDPAWSPPASMRREAAARGEPAPSIVPAGPNNPLGRHAILLGIPSYLIHGTNKPEGVGMRVSRGCIRMFPEDIKSLYERVPSGTRVNIIDQPFKAGWSADGELMAQSYPALEENREGFEPLMLAMDTLTHAFGEEQPPVDYKRLRELVESPDGQAISLLKTAEEAPTPTPAGPRNLYESIAIAER; this is encoded by the coding sequence ATGAATACCCTGACACTGACCCGTTGCGGTGCCCGCCGCGCCATGGCGATAGGATTCGGTGCCCTGCTCGCTTCCAGCGCTCAGGCCGCCGTTCCCGCCTATGAAGATGTGCATGACCTGCCTCGTGGCCACTATGCGCTGCCCGAAGAAGGCAGCGTAATAGGGGATAGCTATTCGATCACCGTCGAGGAGGGGGACACACTCATCGACATCGCCCGCGAACACAACGTCGGCTACGAGGAGATCCGGATGGCCAATCCGGATGTGAGTATCTGGGCTCCCTTCGCGGATACCGAGGTCACCATTCCGGCTCGTCGGGTGCTGCCGGATGCCGAACGAGAAGGCATCGTGATCAATCTGCCCGAGCTGCGCCTCTACTACTTCTCGGCGCCGGGCGTGGTGGAGACCTATCCGATCAGCGTGGGCCGCGAGGAGTTCGCCACGCCGGTCGGGGTGACCAAGACCACCATCAAGGTCAAGGACCCCGCCTGGTCGCCGCCCGCCTCGATGCGCCGTGAAGCCGCCGCCCGTGGTGAGCCGGCCCCATCCATCGTGCCCGCCGGGCCCAACAATCCGCTGGGCCGCCACGCCATCCTGCTGGGCATTCCCAGCTACCTGATCCACGGTACCAACAAGCCCGAGGGCGTCGGCATGCGCGTCAGCCGCGGCTGCATCCGCATGTTCCCCGAGGATATCAAGTCGCTGTATGAGCGCGTGCCCAGCGGCACCCGGGTCAATATCATCGACCAGCCGTTCAAGGCCGGCTGGAGCGCTGATGGCGAACTCATGGCCCAGTCCTACCCGGCCCTGGAGGAGAATCGCGAAGGCTTCGAGCCGCTGATGCTTGCCATGGACACGCTGACCCACGCCTTCGGTGAAGAGCAGCCGCCGGTGGACTACAAGCGCTTGCGCGAGCTGGTGGAGTCGCCGGACGGACAGGCGATCTCACTGCTCAAGACCGCCGAGGAAGCCCCCACGCCGACACCGGCCGGACCCCGTAACCTTTATGAGTCCATCGCCATCGCCGAACGCTGA
- a CDS encoding Lpp/OprI family alanine-zipper lipoprotein, whose protein sequence is MTLKTTLKLTAAAASLAILAGCASTSALEEVRMTAESAQADAAEARSIAVQAQNTANQAQRDAQAALQMSEQNRDEMNRMFSRSMQK, encoded by the coding sequence ATGACTCTGAAGACCACCCTGAAGCTGACCGCCGCCGCTGCCTCTCTGGCCATCCTGGCTGGCTGTGCTTCCACCAGTGCCCTGGAAGAGGTCCGCATGACCGCTGAGTCCGCACAGGCCGACGCTGCAGAAGCTCGCAGCATCGCTGTTCAGGCGCAGAACACCGCCAACCAGGCCCAGCGTGACGCCCAGGCGGCTCTGCAGATGTCCGAGCAGAACCGTGACGAAATGAACCGCATGTTCAGCCGCTCCATGCAGAAGTAA
- a CDS encoding L,D-transpeptidase, with amino-acid sequence MPSLSRRRFSRLVLAAPLALLGVESARANLVETLLTRAHLPRHASELWVLVDDSEATLTVYRGNRQLERFYPISLGRGGARPMRLKGSGATPKGEFRVNRFNHESDWHLFVGLDYPTPSHARVALDEGIFTQQDYDDYFRYYRANGSPPQDTALGGFIGLHGVGKGDPDIHRRFHWTQGCVAVTDDQIERLAALIDIGTRVVIR; translated from the coding sequence ATGCCTTCTCTCTCCCGTCGTCGCTTCAGTCGACTCGTCCTTGCCGCCCCGCTGGCGCTGCTGGGCGTCGAGTCGGCCCGTGCCAACCTGGTCGAGACACTGCTCACCCGGGCACACCTGCCGCGCCACGCCAGCGAGCTATGGGTGTTGGTGGATGACAGCGAGGCCACGCTCACCGTCTACCGCGGCAATCGCCAGCTGGAACGCTTCTATCCGATTTCGCTAGGCCGGGGCGGGGCGCGGCCCATGCGCCTGAAGGGCAGTGGGGCCACTCCGAAGGGGGAGTTTCGCGTCAATCGCTTCAATCACGAGAGCGACTGGCACCTGTTTGTCGGGCTCGACTACCCGACGCCGAGCCATGCGCGTGTCGCCCTTGACGAGGGCATCTTTACCCAGCAGGACTACGACGACTATTTCCGCTACTACCGGGCCAACGGGTCTCCTCCTCAGGATACCGCGCTGGGGGGCTTCATCGGCCTGCACGGCGTGGGCAAGGGAGACCCTGATATCCACCGCCGGTTTCACTGGACCCAGGGGTGCGTGGCGGTGACCGATGACCAGATCGAGCGCCTGGCCGCGTTGATCGATATTGGCACACGCGTCGTGATCCGCTAG